The genomic interval acattttttaacaaaaataatattaaagaagggttcaaaattttgaaaataaataaagatatggACCCAATTTTAAATTgtccatatatacatataaaaaaactaaaaatttttgTTGTCCAGGGGCCCAATAGTACCTTGAGCCGGCCCTGCCTCCACCTATAAAAAAGTCAGGTTTCATCTCTGAACATCATCTTCTGATGTACAAAACTCCACGCATAAACTAATGTTGTGTTATCTGATAGCCTTGGTTAGTTAGTGGGTTCAGGTGGCTGGTTCGTTGAATTGTTGATATCCTTGCAAAAAGGTAGAGATGAGATTCGTGTTTGTGCTTTTAGTTATATGTGCGTAGAAAGACTCTGTGGATCTGAATTTAAGGATTATCTAAGGTTCCAGAAAAACGATAAGAGCACAAAGGAGAACATAAAGATTCATTCAacgttttgattttgtttgatcATACTGTGTTTATTATGTATGACATGAGTTTCGTATTGTTTTAAGAGTGTGATTGCAGATCGTAAAAATTCTGCCCGAATGTATAATCACACTTATTTCTTTTTCCAAACAAGCATTTTCTGTttctatatagtttaaatttttcttaagaGAATGTGTCAGGTCCATACAAGTCTGGGTTAGAATGTCCAGTTTTGAGTTGAGGAAAATGTTAAGATCTAATGCTCTTTCTTTGAGTATTGTTCTTAGATTCATATATTGTATGTTACTctgaaaattttctttgttttcattttattcaatGGAAGCGGCCACCTTTTGTTAAGAATAGATTACTTTAACATTCTGGCAATTACAACATCAATATGTTAACAAGACGacccaaattttaaataatgattgttggggtcgaaattggttatgacggaatcaatgcctgaaagctCCCGAGAAATATTTCTTCTCCAAAAAGTAAATATAGATGCAGGAACTAAAACCTCGTATAATTAGAAAAAAGAATTATAGGACAAGTTCTCGGGAAAGATTATTCAATCTCTTGGCAAATGACTCCCGAGTAACAAATCGACCGCATCAAAGTTGGATCAACCTCGTCCAACTTGCATGATGGCGAGTTGAATCGACCTCGTCCAACTCGCCATCAGGCGACCTGGATCAGTCCATACCAACTCACCCTTTGCTTCTCCTTCGGGCCTTGATTGAACTGTCCATTTTTTCGTCTCGATTagagttaccgttgaaactatACGATAATATTAACATAGACTGGTTTTCTCGTATAAATTCGAATCAATCATATAAAACGATAACGGTCAACTTAACACCATAAGTTATCTCAGCTATACGATTGGTTTCAATTATTTCATAAAACCAACGTCATATCGAAGGTGATTTTTCGAACAAATCGTAAAAACACTTAAGTCCAAAAATGGTCCAAAAATGTCTAAAACGTGGCAAAAGTCCACTTATTATTTTGGACGAGAATGAGCCCAAAACTACTATGACTGTTTATCTGATATTCGtaagagaagataaatgtcaagtttcaaaggataaacatgaagatcgaagaaaaatggaatatttccgtgAAATGATAAACTCGACCTAGGGGTCAGGAAAGGAAAGGGCAAACCGATCTCgaaggagtatataagggaCGCCAAGGTGAGAGGCGGAAGGAGGACGATTCTTTTAGACTCTTAGAACTTTTTGCACTTAGGaatttaggcattattctcgacatgcttagTTCTTTGTTTTGCACtcaattactagacgaactcggaAAAGAAGTTCGATCTCTTGTGCTAACTCTATAATTGAATTAAGTTCGACTTGATCCTCGAAAAGGGTACCTAGGCAGCCTTCCATAAGGTCCAGTCCGAAATCAACAAAACCTTTTTCGTGTCTTCTTCGTCTTTCGTTATCAAGCTGTGACTCAATTACGTTTTCGATTTTAGGTggctagaactagggaactcgctGACAGCTGTTACGGCCAAAGGTTTTATAATCTtatgtaatgatcgcaacgctcttacgcggattcgaaataaagatcaactttttctaaacttattttgttatcaatctatattttccgcatttatttggtcacttgtcgttcgctctcgcagagaatccggacCCCAAGGAAagtagggttttcctaacttttctCCAATTATTCTACCTTTGCAGGCCATGAAAGACATGCAAGAATAGTTCAAGAAAATCATCAAAGAAATCAGTGTTTGAAGCAAATTTAAAACCAGATAAGTAATCTATTTACTCAGGTATCTAGCATTATCAAAACCTCTAATCCTTTTTGTCACTCACTTTTACAATCCGGAAACATCAAAATCTTATCAAGCTATTGATTCCGTTTGTTAATTAAACATCGGAAAGCTCAAGGTTTGTgatcaaattttaaaacctttcaaattttataagatATACAATAATTTGATTGGACTTTGacttttaactgtttttttGCTACGGTTAAttcattaaaatgaaacaagatTAACATCAAGAGAATCTAATTTTTAGTGTTGCCTAAAAGAGCTTTCGGTTCATCCGTGCAGATATAATGTTCTTGATATCATGATCAACAGTGTGAAAAATAATTGCAGTGGTAAGTGAGGTGTTGTTGTGAAGAACATTGTTACCCTGTTGTGAAGAACATTGTTACCctgtttcaaaatatgaaacacGACAGCATGAGCTACCATTTTCCGAAGGAGGAGCCGGTGCTTCCATCTCATAGGACCAGTAGAAGCAGAAACAGTTATGGCGTTAAAATTGTTGGCTTTGATTACTTCTGATCCATGCTATCAGTTCTAAccaattaataaacattttcattGGTCGACTTATACGTTTTAACCATACTCCATATATCTGAGCATTAGTCACTTCTGAGAAGAAGACGATCTCTGGATTCTGTGTAACggcccgatcccccggcgtccgaccggggttatcgtaagggcgttatggacacgtgtctattCATTTAGACAACCATatgtgtcccgttactggttccaagagtcgacggacgcataaacttctttaaaatacagtcacacccacatccatatacttctacttacagtcctgcgcacagggaaatggaaagggagggatgagcaacaagttactcagtgaagtgactctagaccagcctgcccgcatgacactctatactactctatgcgggaactagggctgactagccactacaatcagttgGTGGATCTTAACatttcatatcatcatcatttatTTCCACACATTCAATTCTATacatttctaacaacctagcgatcaatcagtacaatgatctcactcattgtCACACACGTCAAACCATAGACTTAACCGACTCGACATACCAGACCGACTCAATCTTATGACACCTTTAGCACCCAGATACCCGACCATGAACTAAGNNNNNNNNNNNNNNNNNNNNNNNNNNNNNNNNNNNNNNNNNNNNNNNNNNNNNNNNNNNNNNNNNNNNNNNNNNNNNNNNNNNNNNNNNNNNNNNNNNNNNNNNNNNNNNNNNNNNNNNNNNNNNNNNNNNNNNNNNNNNNNNNNNNNNNNNNNNNNNNNNNNNNNNNNNNNNNNNNNNNNNNNNNNNNNNNNNNNNNNNNNNNNNNNNNNNNNNNNNNNNNNNNNNNNNNNNNNNNNNNNNNNNNNNNNNNNNNNNNNNNNNNNNNNNNNNNNNNNNNNNNNNNNNNNNNNNNNNNNNNNNNNNNNNNNNNNNNNNNNNNNNNNNNNNNNNNNNNNNNNNNNNNNNNNNNNNNNNNNNNNNNNNNNNNNNNNNNNNNNNNNNNNNNNNNNNNNNNNNNNNNNNNNNNNNNNNNNNNNNNNNNNNNNNNNNNNNNNNNNNNNNNNNNNNNNNNNNNNNNNNNNNNNNNNNNNNNNNNNNNNNNNNNNNNNNNNNNNNNNNNNNNNNNNNNNNNNNNNNNNNNNNNNNNNNNNNNNNNNNNNNNNNNNNNNNNNNNNNNNNNNNNNNNNNNNNNNNNNNNNNNNNNNNNNNNNNNNNNNNNNNNNNNNNNNNNNNNNNNNNNNNNNNNNNNNNNNNNNNNNNNNNNNNNNNNNNNNNNNNNNNNNNNNNNNNNNNNNNNNNNNNNNNNNNNNNNNNNNNNNNNNNNNNNNNNNNNNNNNNNNNNNNNNNNNNNNNNNNNNNNNNNNNNNNNNNNNNNNNNNNNNNNNNNNNNNNNNNNNNNNNNNNNNNNNNNNNNNNNNNNNNNNNNNNNNNNNNNNNNNNNNNNNNNNNNNNNNNNNNNNNNNNNNNNNNNNNNNNNNNNNNNNNNNNNNNNNNNNNNNNNNNNNNNNNNNNNNNNNNNNNNNNNNNNNNNNNNNNNNNNNNNNNNNNNNNNNNNNNNNNNNNNNNNNNNNNNNNNNNNNNNNNNNNNNNNNNNNNNNNNNNNNNNNNNNNNNNNNNNNNNNNNNNNNNNNNNNNNNNNNNNNNNNNNNNNNNNNNNNNNNNNNNNNNNNNNNNNNNNNNNNNNNNNNNNNNNNNNNNNNNNNNNNNNNNNNNNNNNNNNNNNNNNNNNNNNNNNNNNNNNNNNNNNNNNNNNNNNNNNNNNNNNNNNNNNNNNNNNNNNNNNNNNNNNNNNNNNNNNNNNNNNNNNNNNNNNNNNNNNNNNNNNNNNNNNNNNNNNNNNNNNNNNNNNNNNNNNNNNNNNNNNNNNNNNNNNNNNNNNNNNNNNNNNNNNNNNNNNNNNNNNNNNNNNNNNNNNNNNNNNNNNNNNNNNNNNNNNNNNNNNNNNNNNNNNNNNNNNNNNNNNNNNNNNNNNNNNNNNNNNNNNNNNNNNNNNNNNNNNNNNNNNNNNNNNNNNNNNNNNNNNNNNNNNNNNNNNNNNNNNNNNNNNNNNNNNNNNNNNNNNNNNNNNNNNNNNNNNNNNNNNNNNNNNNNNNNNNNNNNNNNNNNNNNNNNNNNNNNNNNNNNNNNNNNNNNNNNNNNNNNNNNNNNNNNNNNNNNNNNNatatcacaactcgggatgttacaattcaccccctctcaaagaacgcaacgtcctcgttgcggtccacgacaggtctcaagacgcctctcaggtcagaactgagatggctaaccagctctgataccacttgtaacgccccgaTCGCCCACaactaatgggccacccacgcccgctctctcggcccgtgggccccatcctgtccgacggtcggtccgttaatttttccaatgctcgaaatcattgtttactgaccctgcaatcaccacccgaccttttcccgtgctttggcctcaatcgcacgctatcgcgaatcacttcccgataggtcacccatccttccactactccagctcaaacacgcttaactctggagttctttcaggatgtgctccggaaaaggtaagtcaactttgatgacataggtagtcaaatcaattcttttaaaccttttcacatatcacaactcgggatgttacattCTGGATCTCGAGAACAGAGGCAGCTTGATGTTTGGATGAGTATGCTTGATGTGAAAATGTTTACATTCGTATACACAATCAgtactataaattattttttttgtattgataCATTCTCATTAGTTAAACAAAGAAGGGTCCATTTCTGTTGACCAAACATGTAAAAAGCAAAGATGAACAAATCAATTGAATACAATAAAACTAACAACATGacaagaacataaattaaaatagatgatataaaactaaacaaatagaTCACAATATTTACAccgtcaaaataattacaaacaTAGCCAACTAACAACCTGacaagaacataaattaaactagatgatataaaactaaaaaaatagatcACAATATTTACAccgtcaaaataattacaaacaTAGTAAACTATAACCTTACAACCGGTGAATTTGAAATATCGCTAATTGCAACGAGAATGagattaaattttttacatCAAACACTTTtaattgaaagagaaaaaaaagtaaaaaaatagtaatcaaGAAATAATGATTATCATATATACACGAGTTAACACTTATATGTtcaattaacatttaaaaagatatttaaaaatctaaaatctaactctaaaaattcaaacattTATTGAACATACGTTACAAAATTCTCACGAATTGACAACATGatttactataatttttatcTGTTTCAtaactatttaatttattcaattttaagTTACATGATTCAAAAAATAACTgttcatcaaaataaaattcagaattataaaatttaattataagattaaatTTATAAGGAAATTTTTCGGGAAGACTTCATTGTTCAGTGCTTATAAAGCTACTTGTAATTTTACTACATATTTAGATTAAATTTggatttgattaaatataagatattaatttgtattcaaatcaaattataggtcatttttggcaaaaatttcatatattttttcataacgtCAGTGAAGTCTTTTGTGTACgtgaaaaggagaaaaaaattgtgaaattaaactcttatatttatttttttattatcaagtttggtgttttgaattgGAGTCATTGGGAAAAGAGAAATGATAACAATAGAGGAAGGTCATGAATTGTTGTTGTAAATATCCAGTCATCcagatgaggaagaagagaagaagacaagatCAAGCAGCTTTGAGGAACTTTAAGGTCTCGTCAATGTGTTTCTCAGGCTGGAACTGGTTGTTGTAGATCAGCTGAACGACACCGTTTTTGTCGAGAACGTAAGTCTGTCTCCCTGGCAATGCCCCAAATAAATCTCCTGGCACTCCCCAATCTTTCCTCACCCTATTCCCTTCGTCACTCAACAATGTGTAAGGAAGCTTGTATTTGCTTGCAAAGGCCTGCAATGTTTCAAAAGTCTGAAAATGAAATGGCCGGTTTAGATTCAGAAATCAGAgcttttttctttaaatgtaCCTTGTGAGAAGCAGAATCATCACCACTTATGCCAATGACCTCTGCGCCGGCTTTCTTGAATTTCTCATAAGAGTCTCTGAACGCACAAGCCTATTGTACAAAGTAAACCATGTTTACTTTAAATCACCAAAATCGGATCAGAAGAAACTAAACCAAAGGAAAGACCTGCTTGGTGCAGCCAGGGGTTTCATCGGCAGGGTAGAAATATACAACAACAGGCTTCCCTTTATACTTCTTCAGGCTCACCGGCTTTCCATTTTGATCCTTTAGTGTGAAGTCTGGTGCACTCTGCCCCTTGTTAACCTGCTAATAGAAAAAGAATCAATAGTCATGTGATAAATCTTCataaagaagacaagaagagtCCATGGCCTAACATAAACTGGTCATCTGATCAACATATTCAGAAGCATTCTAGTATTTAGCTGACTTGAACGTTTAATGTCTCAAAAACAAGCCCCGATTACAAGTTTATTTATCTTTGTTTGCTGAATCTGTGTTTAAGTGTGCACCTTATTAGAATTCAGACCCAAagactcaattttttttcttttgtcgcaGGACCCAAAGACTCAACTTTTACATCTTATCTTTCTTCAAGAATCTTACTTCCGTAACCAAGATTTCGATTCTTGTAACAGACATTAGCACATAAATCTCAAATTCTTTATACATTTCATACCTTCATGTTTCTGACCATCGAGTGCTAATTATTTAATCATGCAACACCTTAACCGTCTGAGCAGAGATATAGCATAACTCAAGAAacttatgtatataatattctcaaaataataaattaactcACAGAACTCGTTACCCCGTTGTAGCCAACAAAACATCTATCAATAGGAATAGGATATGGGAAGATTCGTGAATGTACCTTAGCAAAGATTGAGCTTTTGAAAGAACAGGGAGAGAGGGGAGAGCGAGAGGTGGAGGGAGAGAGTCTGAGACCAAAGAAGTTAGATTCTGATGATTTTGTGGGAACTGAAAATTGGGTTTTGGTGAGAATGGTGTTTCTGTGAAGATGGGAGTGCAGTGTGGTCTGACTAGAGAaagtgaaaaaagaagaagaagaagccatgtcTTTTTGTTCCCTATCAAGACTTTTGCCACTGCTTCACGCACTTCCTTCAAGTAATtgtgatatggaagaagatgatgaagatagGGAAAGATTGGTGTCTGTGGTAACACGTCGGATTTTATTCTATTATACCCTACTACCTCTTACAAAAATTCTTATATGCCCCATcttaaaattgattttcttttctatttttttccaaaGCCGAAATGTGGTTAAAGACTCAATAACCCTTAATGAATCAGTATAATTACTGACCCAACCATACCAAACCTCGGGTCACCCACccatattaaattaattttttttttttaaaaaacaaactcTAAAATTACTTTCCCCTTGGTCCGTCGTCGTCTTCCTGCTTAGATACTTCGatctcagattttttttctgacGATGAACTGGTCTGATCGATTCAGATTCCTTCGCGCGCTCATCTACACTGGTCTGATCGATCCGGCTTCACATCGGTTGGAGGATATCGACGCTCGCTCAGCGAAATGtgaagttcagctatccccctctccaaaaggggggggggagtgggtacgtatactcgtatactcccacaaagttcggaatatccacacatgtactcgatattttcgaaacttttccaataaaactcattttatttcggtctcccgattcacttgcaataagccaCAACAATCAGAGATTAACCTGAGAAACACTCAAGACAAGGGTCTTCAAACACGCATACCtttcaagcagtccttggatgggaactaacttaaacaacaatcactGCGTATCAATGGTCAAGCAACTCTAAAAGCGAAGATCGTAACTTTCTCACTACAAAGGATATACCTTTCGGAAAAAGCGAGAcgtcgtaaatattttcgagagatattatccaaacacacagtccgtccgcgactctaaaaaaaaacaaattgcccgtcgattggccccgacggaaaaacccaaaacgttctaaaaaaagaactcgtagtctaACCTTTTGTAAAcgtaaaggttctcttacatccgacgaggataccatagcgcgctatagaagaaatccgaaattttggtcagcattCCAGACGGTCTCTGGAGAGTACTCGATTcgttccatacaagtcatataagccggcgccaagtcgcggactttaaatcggaaagAACCAGGTGGAAATCGCCCACATGCAAAACGAGAGCCGATCAGTCGTCgcacagccttagagccgaaagtaaacctaggtcttgccctaaacccagtcctactggtccactaacatctcaagacatgatacaagatcttaaaaacatgtcACTTCGTTTATATCTAatacgctcacgaaacttcgcgaaactcctaaacgtttccgaacgccctcgttcagtaagagcaaacgaacaagacgataaactaagagttaagatacgaagtgactactcgtatctttgcctcacacttggcagaagtataaactaaaacacacagaatgtcaatcattcatcatatatataaaagccGCAAAAACGGCTAGGACCTAAAGCCACCAAACGGccggtctcaaacacatagttcacatagcctcgcaaggccataacacacataaatcaaatacggccacactcggcctagatacatcaaacctcgaaataaaacttagggaaataatcccaacaatcctcaaagctcAAAGTCGAAGGAACCGGACATGGAGATCCCGAACGAGCTCACAGGCTGGTCCACCTCTCCGTCCGCAACTCCGGCACCTTCATCACCAACACCGGTTCCCGCTTCCGCCGTGTCCNNNNNNNNNNNNNNNNNNNNNNNNNNNNNNNNNNNNNNNNNNNNNNNNNNNNNNNNNNNNNNNNNNNNNNNNNNNNNNNNNNNGGGCACACCCGTTcataagacccgacatctcagcgacctcggcaggaaaagagaagtcctcGTTCTGCGACTTGTAGAGGGTAGCAACCCAGCCACGACACTCGCAAAAATCGCCCACGAATTCTAGAGCATCCTTAAAGCTCTTGAATTCTGTGGCAAACAAAGCAGCCATCCGCTTCATTTCGGCGATAATCGCCCTCTTCCCTCTCCTCTCCGCACGGACAAGGGCCCGAGAATGGAGCTCAGCCTGTCTCCGGCTCTGTTCTCTGACCTCCTTCTGAAACCGAAAGAGTTCTCTTTCATCCTCCTTGGCTTTGAAGTGAGAGATACGCGACTCCTAGAAACTTCCGTCGAGCGCCGCATTGAACACCCTCATCCCCTGCACGAACTTAAGAtcggaaaaggaaacaaaaaaaaaaaatataatttagatcaAAGTTCAAATGACAAACCTCGTTGATTAAGCTGGAGCCTTCGGCGACTACTTTCCTCCTCNNNNNNNNNNNNNNNNNNNNNNNNNNNNNNNNNNNNNNNNNNNNNNNNNNNNNNNNNNNNNNNNNNNNNNNNNNNNNNNNNNNNNNNNNNNNNNNNNNGGAGAAACTAGGGTTCCATTCTGGCAGCGGAGGGTTTCCCGAGACGTTCTCAGAGGCAACTCCCTTGCCTTTCCGAGACCTGGTTCTCTGCCTCTGAGCAGGCAAGACATCAATGACCGGTTCTACGTCATACGGAACGTCAAGAGGCTGAGAGACGGCTCAAGATCGATGGAGCTCCACCGCGCTTCGAATCCATTCAATGGTGAAGGAATTCAAGAAGAACGGCCTGCCGCGGAGAAGATCTCGCTTGGCAAAAAGATCGGCAGGAGTCGGCGGAAGGATCCTGTTCActgcaagataataaaaaaataaaaaatcatcttcGCATGTTTTCAAAGTATCAAAACGAAAAACATAACTATTCGTATTACCACGGGTGAAATTCCACTCCCGACAGAATAAGTGGAGGTAGCTCTCCTCGACAGACTCCCCATCTCTCTTTCAATCTTTTGACAAACAattacgtctaattccacctagaacagaccatactgcaagctaggacctaacacccaggtccacggatcctagctagctgtGGGGCTAACTATTAGGGTCAAAAtcagtcacgacggaatcgatgtccgaaattcctcagaaaaaccgaatctcgatcaaaacttcaaaacccAAGAAAACGAATAGCCAAAACGGATCacccggcgagctcaaccatgacactagccagctcgcccggcgagcacgaccgagTTGACGGTCGActcaccggcgagctcggcTGCGACACAAGCCAGCTCGCctggcgagcacggccgtgttgccggtcgactcgccgtcgagctcggccgtgacacgagccagctcgcccggcgatcACGAcagtgttgccggtcgactcgccggcgagctcgaccgcgacacgagccagttcgcccggcgagcacggctgTGTTGCCGGTtggctcgccggcgagctcgaccgtggcacggatcagctcgcccggcgagcgcggccaattctccatggaccattttgaacccggtcccatcccataaccatgcatcttcgtccgaagtttctGTAACTCAGTCTttgggtccgtggatacgacaccaatgttttgtctaaaaaacatcgtcaaaagtattcgggaagttgggaagtgGAATacatctcataggagttaggatgaagaagttatcccaatttcaaatcaggtgatcccagttttcctgtttgggaatatgacaacttcctcgtcattctaataaaaccaggatgaatcgcgatgtaagaactgtatttaaatacataaagtagtggacaatcactaggaagtggaataaatttcataggagttaggatgaagaagttatcccactttcaaatcaggtgatcccagttttcctgtttgggaatatgacaacttcctcgtcactCTAATCAAAacaggatgaatcgtgatgtaagaagctgtatttggatacataaagtagtggagaatcaccaggaagtggaataaatctcataggagttaggatgaagaagttatcccactttcaaatcaggtgatcccagtttgcttgtttgggaatatgacgacttcctcgtcattctaattaatccaggatgaaccgcgatgtaagaactgtatttgaatacataaagtagtggacaatcaccaggaagtggaataaatctcataggagttaggatgaagaagttatcccactttcaaatcaggtgatctcagtttcctgctgtttgggaatatgacaacttcctcgtctcTCTAATCAAAAcaagatgaatcgcgatgtaagaagctgtatttggatacacaATGTactggagaatcactaggaagttgaataaatatcatatGAGTTGGGATGAAggagttatcccactttcaaatacgGTGatcttatttttcctttttgggaatatgacaacttcttcgtctttctaatcaaaccatgatgaatcgcgttgtaagaagttgtatttggatacataaagtactCGAGAATCACCGGGAAGTGGAATAGATCTCATAagattaggatgaagaagttatcccactttcaaaacATGATGAACAACGATGTaaaaagctgtatttggatatataaagtagtggaaaatAACCAGGAAATGgaataaatatcataggagttaggattaagaagttatcccactctcaaatcaggtgatcctagttttcctatttgggaatatgacaacttcttcgtcatactaatcaaaccaagatgaatcacgaagtaagaagttgtatttggacacataaagtagtggagaatcactaggacgTTCGATAAATCTCATAGTAGTTAGGATGAAATatttatcccactttcaaattaggtgatccttgttttcctttttgggatatgacaacttcctcgtgattctaatcaaaccaggatgaatcgcgatgtaaaaATCTGTATTTGGATATAATAAGTAGTAGAGAATCATTTGGAAGTGGAATTAATCCCATAGGAGTAAGgttgaagaagttatcccactttaaattcaggtgatcctagttttcctatttgagAATATCACAAATTTCTCgatattctaatcaaaccaggatgaatcgcgatg from Brassica oleracea var. oleracea cultivar TO1000 unplaced genomic scaffold, BOL UnpScaffold00864, whole genome shotgun sequence carries:
- the LOC106320257 gene encoding peroxiredoxin Q, chloroplastic isoform X1, whose protein sequence is MASSSSFFTFSSQTTLHSHLHRNTILTKTQFSVPTKSSESNFFGLRLSPSTSRSPLSPCSFKSSIFAKQVNKGQSAPDFTLKDQNGKPVSLKKYKGKPVVVYFYPADETPGCTKQACAFRDSYEKFKKAGAEVIGISGDDSASHKAFASKYKLPYTLLSDEGNRVRKDWGVPGDLFGALPGRQTYVLDKNGVVQLIYNNQFQPEKHIDETLKFLKAA
- the LOC106320257 gene encoding peroxiredoxin Q, chloroplastic isoform X2, which encodes MASSSSFFTFSSQTTLHSHLHRNTILTKTQFSVPTKSSESNFFGLRLSPSTSRSPLSPCSFKSSIFAKVNKGQSAPDFTLKDQNGKPVSLKKYKGKPVVVYFYPADETPGCTKQACAFRDSYEKFKKAGAEVIGISGDDSASHKAFASKYKLPYTLLSDEGNRVRKDWGVPGDLFGALPGRQTYVLDKNGVVQLIYNNQFQPEKHIDETLKFLKAA